CCGGAGAACGGTGTGAGCTACATCTACTCTGTATCGGCCAATAACATGGTCGGTGAAGGTCAGGCCGATACGGCCTCGGCAGTCATGATACGGGCCCCAGGGGAGCCGCAATCACTGACCATCACCCCATCATCACATCGCATCACCCTGACGTGGAGCGCCCCTGCCGACCTGGGCGGCAGCTACCTCGTAGGTTACCGCATCTACCGCGCGCTATCCACGGGGCCGGTGGAGACCATTGCCGCCGTGAACGGGACCGAGTATATCGACAACGGGCTGGAGAACGGCATCACCCATCACTACTGGGTATCGGCGGTCAACTCCCTCTTCGAAGGTGAGACCAATGGACCTCTATCAGCGGTGCCGGCCAACGTGCCCTCCAAGGTCGTCAGCGTGTCCATCGTCCCTGGAGTGAGGCAATCGGCCTTGAGCTGGGAGGCCCCCTTCAACGGCGGATCTAGCATAACCAGCTACAAGATCTACCGTTCATCGTCGGAGAGCGGCGCTTACAAGCTAGTTATCAGCACCGCCGCATTCATGTTCACAGACACCGGATTGCTGGACTCTACCACCTACTGGTACCGCGTTAGCGCGGTAAACCCGGTGGGCGAGGGGGCGATGTCCGATGCCATGTCCTCCGCCACCTTGACACCTCCTTCGAAGGTGACCGGCCTTATCGCCACATCTGGTGATGGGCAAATTCAACTTCAATGGGATGAGGCCGAATCCGGTGATGGGTCGGACATAACCTACAGGGTGTACTCCTCTACAGCCCCCGGTGGGGAGACATTGTTGACAACGGTCAGCATCAACAACTATCTCAACATCGATCTGGTGAACGGAAGGAGCTACTACTATCAGGTCAGCGCTGTGAACGCCACGGGTGAGGGAATGAGGTCAGATGAGGTATCGGCCGTTCCCACCACCGTCCCCGGCTCACCTGTCAATCTCAGGGCCAACCCCGGCGACGGGCTAATCATCCTCTCCTGGAGCCTGCCCTACAATAACGGGGGCGCCACCATTATAGGATACAAGCTGTACTGGAGCATCATCCCCAATGGTAGCTACGAGATGGTCCCTGTCACCGGGAGCAGCTACGTTCATACTGGCCTCGAGAACGGGGTCACCTATTATTACAAGGTCTCGGCCGTCAACCAGGTGGGAGAGGGGCCCATGTCGGCCGCCATCACCTCAGAACCTGTGGCCAAACCGCTCGCTGTCGTCGATCTCCTAGCAGCCAGGACGAACGGGAACATCATCCTTACCTGGACCGATCCGAATCCCTCCTCTGCGGACATCCTCGGTTACCGTATATACAGGGGCATTCAGAGCGGGAGCGAGACGTTGTACGACGTGAGCTCCTCGACGACCTATACGGACGAGTACGCGGAGAGCGGCGTACCATACTACTACATGGTCACCGCCCTCAACTCCACCTCGGAGAGCAATCCCTCCAACGAGGTCAGCGTGGTACCCGGGTCCTCTTCACAGAGCTTGCATGGGGAAGAGGGGATCCAGATGACGGAGATCGTGATGATGGCCGCCGGTGTCATGATAGCGGTGGGTACGGTCTTCATCCTGGTGGGAAAGGGCATACTATCGTTCAGACGGGCACCTAACAAGTGAGAACGGTCTCGATATGGATTCACAACCCTTCTTCCAAGAAAAGGGAGAGTGAATATGATGAGGCCTATCGATTATTTTTCAGGCCCATATGTCGTTCCTCGTAGAACTGACAGAAAATCGCCGATGCGATGAACGAGGAAAAACAAGAAGCTAGGTCCCCGAAGGGGGACGAATCGTTTTATTGATCAGAACGGTCTAATCAAAGTTCTTCTTGAACAGGGCCATTCCGTCCAGGATGCATTGGATGCCAGACTTCTTACCCTCCCATCCCAGGACCTCGGTGTTCTTGCCCTCTTCCAGGTGCTTGTAGGTTCGGAAGAACTCTGCGATCTCATCGAGGTAGTGCGTCGGAAGGTCAGTAAGGTCAAGGTACTCCCTGGTTCGAGGGTCCTTAACAGCTACACATAGTACCTTATCGTCAGCACCGTTCTCGTCCCGCATCCTCAGCACACCAATGGGCCGGGCCTCGATGATGCATCCTGTGAAGGTCGCCTCGGACATGACCACCATGGCATCGATGGCGTCACCATCCTCGTAGAACGTTCGGGGAACCATGCCGTACTCCAGAGGGAAGACCACGCTTGAATGCAGGACCCTGTCCAGTATGATGGCGTCATGCTCCTTGGACACCTCATACTTGTTCTTACTGCCTTTGGGGGTCTCAACGATCACGTTGATCAGGTTAGGCGGGTCCTTGCCCACAGGCAGTTCTTTCCACATTGTCATATTATCCACTTCGACCCTGCACCATGCAGGTCCCATTTAATGTTTTTTACAGAGAATCGAGATACTGAGAGAAATAATGATGGTGTGCGGTTACGCACGATCATTGGAATTATTTTATTTTATTAGACCGGCCAGATGAACTTAGCCAGTGATACTATGGCAACAAGGGCAATGATACTTCCCACCACGAACCAGGGCTTCAGGACCGGCCCTTTCTCCACCTCATTGTCAAAGTAACGTATCAGACCAGCCGCGGACTGGAATCCTGTGTTCTTCTTGCTCTTCGCTGGCATAGGGATCCAACAGTGAGTACTCTTGATGTTATATAATCTTGTTGAACTGGAACCTAAACGACAAGAGGCCTATCAGCAAGGTCCTCGTCATAGCCCATAACGACCATACGGTCAGGCCCTTTTATTCGTTTCATCTTGGCCTTTTCCTCTTCCATCCTCTTGGCCGGCACGATGATGCCTAACTTTATGCCTTGGCCCAAAATATCATAATACTCCACGCTTCTTCTTGGCAGAGCGATGGACTTTGGTGATTCAATGAAATCCGTTTCCAATACTCTGTTGTTCATCTGGACCGACAAGATGGCTCGATCCTCCAACAACTCCTGGGTCACCACCGCCCCAGGCCTCTCCGCCTGAAGTTGATGTGCACGTCGGACCGCAATGGTTTTAATGGTAGGAATCGTCGTCATAAAGGAATACATAGGTAACGGTATGTTAAAATCTTTTGTTTTTTGATTTACGGTTGTTCACAGCGAGTAAAAAACCTCCTGCGGTCCCAAGATAAGTTTATTAGAGCGCGGCCTGTTCGCATCTGCCTGATATCATGCACTGGGCAGACGTAGAGGCGAACAACCTGCTGTCACGAGGCAGGAAGCACCTCATCAATACTGGCATCACCCCCTCGGGCACACTTCACGTGGGAACCCTCAGAGAGGCCATC
Above is a window of Methanomassiliicoccus sp. DNA encoding:
- a CDS encoding inorganic diphosphatase, with translation MWKELPVGKDPPNLINVIVETPKGSKNKYEVSKEHDAIILDRVLHSSVVFPLEYGMVPRTFYEDGDAIDAMVVMSEATFTGCIIEARPIGVLRMRDENGADDKVLCVAVKDPRTREYLDLTDLPTHYLDEIAEFFRTYKHLEEGKNTEVLGWEGKKSGIQCILDGMALFKKNFD
- a CDS encoding preprotein translocase subunit Sec61beta → MPAKSKKNTGFQSAAGLIRYFDNEVEKGPVLKPWFVVGSIIALVAIVSLAKFIWPV